In a genomic window of Trichoderma atroviride chromosome 4, complete sequence:
- a CDS encoding uncharacterized protein (EggNog:ENOG41~TransMembrane:4 (o68-89i101-122o183-203i237-260o)): protein MSESEPKLRNRVVDSISRRAEHVLTDDYGKARAMATDAVQSRAYLYPIKGIFYFIAHRSLWKPLLDRIVPYGTLTASVIGAMFVITYLPQLAVMALFNGPLAVYTTVLLTLNESSIIIHMISRTWLLQESLMDTFDGTMVARNATAVVQQGREVHAGSDPMKKLGKAFKKRFEKLSLTEMIRYVMYLPLNLIPLVGTAAFIFLHGKHRGNIVHSRYFQLKNWSDLQRKQWIDTHSGAYASFGVVATLLEMIPVVSVFFSYTNTVGAALWAADIESQNNPMVKETAPKLRQAAAESFE, encoded by the exons ATGTCTGAATCCGAGCCCAAGCTGCGCAACCGCGTCGTCGATTCGATCAGCAGGAGGGCTGAACATGTTCT CACAGATGACTATGGCAAGGCGAGGGCAATGGCCACTGATGCCGTCCAGAGCCGGGCATATCTCTATCCCATCAAG GGAATTTTCTACTTCATCGCTCACCGGAGCCtatggaagccattgctcGACCGAATTGTTCCCTATGGCACGCTCACAGCCTCGGTCATTGGCGCCATGTTTGTGATTACTTACCTCCCTCAGCTCGCCGTCATGGCGCTTTTCAATGGCCCATTGGCAGTGTACACGACAGTCCTCCTCACGCTGAATGAAAGTTCCATCATCATTCACATGATATCTCGCACCTGGCTACTGCAGGAATCTCTCATGGACACTTTTGATGGCACAATGGTTGCCAGAAACGCAACGGCCGTCGTCCAGCAGGGCCGAGAGGTTCATGCCGGTAGCGACCCtatgaagaagctgggcAAGGCCTTTAAAAAGCGATTTGAGAAGTTGAGCCTCACAGAAATGATCCGATATGTCATGTATCTGCCTCTAAACCTCATCCCTCTCGTGGGCACCGCGGCCTTTATTTTTCTCCATG GAAAACATAGGGGAAACATTGTGCATAGTCGA TATTTCCAGCTCAAGAATTGGTCCGACTTGCAAAGGAAGCAGTGGATCGATACCCATAGTGGTGCCTATGCATC GTTTGGTGTCGTTGCTACCCTTCTCGAGATGATACCCGTGGTGtctgtcttcttctcctacACAAATACCG TGGGTGCCGCTCTTTGGGCTGCTGATATTGAGTCGCAAAATAACCCCATGGTTAAAGAGACTGCTCCAAAGCTAAGACAGGCCGCAGCCGAAAGCTTCGAGTGA
- a CDS encoding uncharacterized protein (EggNog:ENOG41~TransMembrane:1 (i47-72o)), which produces MPGHPYQQYDRDMDSRSVGGDSGWSLVTTHHCSIQDIHAPPTMRASILSAGLVPAVVLLLAGISTTVAQLAVHRLAVEDYRNNGDASHFQGLAPRAANYGEPSDYGYYPPPYGEETSSATTTTKYGAYPPPPAGSSTSTVSNVTKTETASTTHSTGTKTSSESKSSTSAGTVTGSSTSDKSHSSTTAEGSSVTESSLGLTTQTITVSLASTTFVTAQTVQVSSSHEGYSFSSKVTSTLSTSSATSSVSTKSSTRSLTEEESGTVRPVSSSSSTESSSSSGSASGSASGSASVSTTTGWPNATLSLSTSTGSLSSTLLTENGTVRSTVASTTSTESTRSLTEGESGTIRPISSSTAGSSSSGSTIVSTITGWLNSTLPPSSTSTGQLLSSQLTENGTIRTVTLTTIGVTLTRPFSETSTQLTFSSSLSGNSTLSTSAPTSSASETTASSTSSATNGTNLTLTSVVTRPTGTTASGQGITSTVNGTVIVITASESAASTTSSISTGTLSNISSSLISGWPSSSSPSVATSTYRFTNSSVVTVTVGSPSGSGTGISSISTTEATLFPNLTLSITVSPSASNAHSSSSALPITDNQTTVTLSTTSGTTVAQSNVTTIWSTTSTSPTSSGATVTVTSVPGTASTSQLNNGTVVSSLTSTTQTNGTVVVTSQSTTRPTGTGHSSLTPSGEIQSSSTGTWSRSASWVNTTSTVTETAAQTSDHLTVTTSAWTLNSTTIVQTLTLTAPSVSTAQPWSSGAVNRTSAPSSPVSTTGSQLPWNTTATEQTGVRTITSTISGSGSANSTAASSPAGTVVVITVTPTGGVTSSGNSTVSTTAGSLTVSSNGTITKTATNSQPPFINTTSYSLSSGQVVTTTIWSSGATASGSTSGSAISSQPPFSNTTLSSGSSGQVVTTTIWSSVPTASGSIISSKPSLTNTTSYPLSSGQIVTTTIWSSGTTVSGSTVSSQPPFINTTLSSGSSGQVVTTTIWSSGTGSGSSTSSRPPFINTTSSSGQVVTSTVWNTAPTVSVSLSIIPSHSVPPTWNFTQSGTLGTSPTSFTLSNTTWLSWTSQPTKPPGTVISPSGTGSTTASVVTITLSPLPATNSTSRPSSTSKSGSASGGSLTWSFTNSFNLSTVWITTAAPTGGSSIVPITITKTNTGSSIGTASSGPLSSATVTALTNSSTARWSGSESTVTVSPSSWTNTSRITSTSTLVSGTAVSSSSSFISPVVISTTVTNGTIVKTTAFTSWLTTGSGGSTVSSSSVGPSQASNVTVTTITQNGTTVILTTGSALPWSTTSAASSGTGALSSASSSGPIWTNSTQVSPSSTGPAASTTTTTQMITVTVSTLTLTSSASASKTNVTVVGSTITRTLPWSTGSSALSGTVISPSPSSSANHTSGNTTRMVTTIVETISGPTTSTGPQWTNTTTVATDHESSHTGSVIVTTLYPNSTTATPPCTHSWVYPYPNISDSTTTCTRFPSGNTTLTRCWAMPLTTGAPESSLRPTPLYTSTCNTTSTANGTYANATVAYTRTHTYPYPLPTTFETSTTSKDHESGSKGFAYPVPTVAIPSEETMPRNPNYPWGAGSPLHRHQNVTGLGDGILGGRSVLVDWGKAAVHRLKALFKKHVDEDEQGGEEEE; this is translated from the exons ATGCCGGGCCATCCTTATCAGCAGTATGACCGAGACATGGACTCGCGAAGCGTCGGAGGGGACTCGGGATGGTCCCTTGTAACAACACATCACTGCTCAATTCAGGA CATCCACGCCCCACCCACGATGAGAGCGTCGATATTATCTGCTGGCCTTGTGCCAGCGGTGGTTCTGCTTTTGGCTGGCATTTCTACCACTGTGGCCCAGCTTGCGGTTCATCGTCTTGCCGTCGAGGATTATCGCAACAATGGTGATGCAAGCCATTTCCAAGGCTTGGCCCCCCGTGCTGCCAACTACGGCGAACCAAGTGACTATGGTTACTATCCTCCTCCCTATGGAGAAGAAACTTCTTctgctaccaccaccaccaaatATGGGGCCT accctcctcctcccgctGGATCTTCTACAAGCACTGTTTCCAATGTGACCAAGACAGAAACTGCTTCTACCACTCACTCAACTGGTACCAAGACATCTTCTGAAAGCAAATCCTCCACGTCGGCCGGAACAGTGACTGGATCGTCTACTTCCGACAAGAGCCATTCGTCGACAACTGCAGAAGGATCATCAGTCACAGAGTCCTCTCTTGGCCTAACAACGCAGACGATTACTGTATCACTGGCTTCTACCACGTTCGTTACAGCACAAACTGTGCAAGTGTCGTCTAGTCACGAGGGCTACTCGTTCTCATCTAAAGTAACGTCTACCCTGAGCACATCGTCAGCAACGTCTAGCGTGTCCACCAAGTCTTCGACCAGATCTTTAACTGAAGAAGAATCAGGTACTGTTCGGCCTGTATCTTCTTCTAGCTCTACAgaaagctcttcttcctctggaTCTGCCTCTGGATCTGCCTCTGGATCTGCCTCTGTGTCTACCACAACAGGATGGCCAAACGCTACATTGTCACTTTCCACGTCAACTGGAAGCCTGTCGTCTACTTTGTTGACTGAGAATGGAACTGTTCGTTCGACCGTGGCGTCTACAACTTCTACAGAGTCGACTAGATCATTGACTGAAGGCGAATCCGGCACTATTCGACCTATATCTAGTTCCACGGCCggctcttcttcgtctgGTTCTACCATCGTGTCCACTATCACGGGATGGCTCAACTCTACACTGCCACCCTCGAGCACGTCAACAGGACAGCTTTTGTCTAGCCAGCTGACTGAGAATGGAACCATACGCACTGTCACATTGACCACAATTGGAGTGACGTTGACGAGACCATTCTCTGAGACTTCCACCCAATTGACtttttcaagctctttgtcTGGAAATTCAACTTTGTCGACTAGCGCACCTACTTCATCTGCTTCAGAGACAACAGCGTCGTCAACCTCTTCGGCAACCAATGGTACAAATCTTACCTTGACATCTGTGGTTACTAGACCTACCGGTACCACAGCATCGGGCCAAGGTATCACGAGTACCGTGAATGGAACTGTCATCGTGATCACAGCCTCTGAATCAGCGGCTAGTACTACCTCGTCAATCTCGACAGGAACCTTGTCAAACATCTCGTCCTCTCTTATCAGCGGGTGGCCATCGTCAAGTAGCCCATCAGTTGCTACTTCGACGTATCGATTCACAAACTCATCTGTAGTCACCGTTACCGTGGGGTCACCCAGTGGCAGTGGGACAGGAATTTCGTCAATCAGCACCACCGAGGCTACTTTGTTTCCAAATCTGACCCTGTCAATCACCGTATCACCATCGGCATCCAACGCCCACTCAAGCTCTTCTGCATTGCCGATTACGGACAATCAGACTACGGTTACTCTGAGCACCACCTCTGGTACCACAGTGGCTCAGTCAAACGTGACAACGATCTGGTCTACTACATCAACCTCGCCAACATCATCTGGGGCAACAGTGACCGTTACATCTGTGCCTGGTACTGCATCAACATCGCAACTCAACAACGGCACCGTCGTCTCTTCTCTTACTTCGACCACACAGACGAATGGTACCGTTGTGGTAACCTCGCAATCCACAACTCGTCCAACTGGCACTGGTCATTCTAGCTTGACGCCCTCTGGCGAGATTCAATCGTCTTCAACAGGGACATGGAGCAGATCTGCATCATGGGTCAACACAACGTCTACCGTGACTGAGACCGCGGCACAAACAAGCGATCATCTTACGGTTACAACCTCTGCCTGGACGCTCAACTCCACCACTATTGTCCAAACGCTGACATTGACGGCGCCGTCTGTCTCAACCGCCCAGCCTTGGAGCTCAGGGGCCGTCAATAGGACTTCTGCCCCTTCCAGTCCCGTATCCACTACGGGATCCCAGCTTCCCTGGAATACGACTGCTACAGAACAGACGGGCGTCAGAACCATCACCTCGACCATCTCGGGCTCAGGCTCTGCCAACTCGACGGCGGCTTCTAGCCCTGCCGGTACCGTGGTGGTGATTACTGTTACTCCTACGGGTGGCGTGACGAGTTCTGGCAATTCTACTGTCTCGACAACGGCCGGGTCCCTGACGGTGAGTTCCAACGGAACGATAACCAAGACGGCCACGAATAGCCAACCGCCATTTATCAATACGACCTCGTATTCCTTGTCGTCTGGGCAAGTTGTGACTACAACAATCTGGAGTAGCGGTGCAACAGCTTCTGGATCAACGTCTGGATCAGCCATCTCTAGCCAACCGCCGTTCAGCAATACAACTTTGTCTTCAGGGTCATCTGGACAAGTTGTGACTACAACAATCTGGAGTAGCGTCCCGACAGCTTCTGGATCAATCATCTCTAGCAAACCATCACTTACCAATACGACCTCGTATCCACTGTCGTCTGGTCAAATTGTGACTACAACAATCTGGAGTAGCGGTACGACAGTTTCTGGATCGACCGTCTCTAGCCAACCACCATTTATTAATACAACTCTGTCTTCAGGGTCGTCTGGGCAAGTTGTTACCACCACAATCTGGAGTAGTGGCACAGGATCTGGGTCATCCACCTCGAGCAGACCCCCATTCATCAATACTACTTCATCGTCTGGGCAAGTCGTGACTTCAACGGTCTGGAACACAGCACCGACAGTTTCAGTTTCTCTGTCAATCATTCCCAGCCATTCTGTCCCTCCCACCTGGAACTTTACTCAATCTGGTACCCTTGGAACATCTCCCACGTCATTTACGCTTTCCAACACGACGTGGCTCTCTTGGACAAGCCAGCCCACAAAGCCTCCAG GAACTGTAATCAGCCCTAGTGGCACAGGCTCAACGACTGCTAGTGTTGTTACAATCACTCTCAGTCCTCTACCTGCAACAAACTCAACTTCCAGGCCGTCTTCAACATCCAAATCAGGTAGCGCAAGTGGCGGAAGTTTGACGTGGTCTTTCACCAATTCCTTCAATCTATCTACCGTCTGGATAACTACCGCTGCTCCAACCGGTGGTTCATCAATCGTCCCCATCACCATTACCAAAACCAATACAGGCTCTTCGATTGGAACAGCAAGCTCGGGTCCGCTCAGCTCTGCGACTGTCACTGCGCTTACCAATTCTTCCACCGCAAGATGGAGTGGATCTGAATCGACGGTGACGGTGTCTCCCTCATCTTGGACAAACACATCCCGGATTACATCCACTTCAACCCTGGTGTCTGGGACAGCGGtgagctccagcagcagcttcattaGTCCCGTTGTCATTTCCACTACTGTTACCAACGGAACAATCGTGAAAACCACTGCTTTCACCTCTTGGTTAACAACAGGATCTGGCGGATCTACAgtcagctccagctcggTTGGCCCATCTCAGGCAAGCAATGTTACAGTCACTACAATCACTCAAAATGGGACGACTGTGATTTTGACAACCGGATCAGCTCTTCCCTGGTCGACGACatcggcagcatcatctgGGACCGGCGCCTTATCGTCGGCATCTAGCAGCGGACCCATTTGGACTAACAGCACTCAGGTGTCGCCGTCTTCAACTGGCCCGGCTGCATCTACCACGACCACGACTCAGATGATCACAGTTACTGTTTCCACGCTGACTCTAACATCTTCTGCGTCTGCTTCAAAGACTAATGTAACGGTTGTTGGAAGTACCATTACTAGAACGCTGCCGTGGTCAACAGGGTCATCAGCTCTTTCTGGTACCGTcatctcgccatcgccatcatcgtccgCGAATCACACAAGTGGTAACACGACCCGGATGGTCACGACTATTGTTGAAACAATATCTGGGCCAACAACCAGCACCGGGCCGCAATGGACTAATACCACTACCGTCGCGACGGATCATGAGTCCAGTCACACGGGCAGCGTTATCGTCACGACGCTCTACCCGAACAGCACCACTGCAACTCCTCCCTGCACTCATTCATGGGTATACCCATATCCCAACATCAGTGACAGCACAACCACCTGCACCCGCTTCCCAAGCGGAAACACGACGCTCACTCGATGCTGGGCTATGCCATTGACAACAGGCGCGCCAGAGTCTTCGCTTCGGCCAACCCCGTTGTATACATCCACTTGCAACACGACAAGCACAGCGAATGGCACATATGCAAACGCAACAGTTGCTTATACTCGAACCC ATACTTACCCTTATCCGCTCCCGACAACATTTGAGACTTCAACCACATCAAAGGATCATGAGTCCGGCTCCAAGGGATTTGCCTACCCCGTGCCAACAGTGGCGATCCCATCAGAAGAGACAATGCCGCGCAACCCAAACTATCCTTGGGGAGCAGGCTCGCCACTGCATCGTCACCAGAATGTGACTGGTCTGGGTGACGGCATCCTCGGCGGCAGGAGTGTTCTCGTCGACTGGGGCAAGGCGGCCGTGCATCGCCTCAAGGCGCTTTTCAAGAAGCAcgttgatgaagacgaacaaggtggagaagaagaagagtaa
- a CDS encoding uncharacterized protein (EggNog:ENOG41) — MWQPTSPGEEPAPPPPHGHVRTLSMKQKNPGRWFGQVVKLKKDRVDEYKACHAKVWPEVLKQIKDCGIEDYSIFYDDNLGLLFASFRYIGYDYAGDMEKMAGNPKVREWWKMTDSMQESLVEGAVSSEAGTPSWWRPMEQVFFQP; from the exons ATGTGGCAGCCAACTTCACCAGGCGAAGAGCCCGCGCCACCTCCCCCTCACGGCCATGTCCGGACATTGTCAATGAAGCAGAAAAACCCGGGCCGCTGGTTTGGCCAGGTCGTCAAGCTCAAAAAGGACCGCGTGGACGAGTACAAGGCCTGCCATGCCAAGGTTTGGCCCGAGGTTCTCAAGCAGATCAAGGACTGCGGGATAGAAGATT ACAGCATCTTCTATGACGACAACCTGGGATTGCTTTTTGCCTCGTTTAGGTATATCGGCTACGACTATGCTGGAgatatggagaagatggcgggaAATCCCAAGGTGCGCGAGTGGTGGAAGATGACAGACAGCATGCAGGAGAGCTTGGTGGAGGGAGCTGTGAGCTCCGAGGCCGGGACGCCGTCTTGGTGGAGGCCGATGGAGCAGGTGTTTTTCCAGCCGTGA
- a CDS encoding uncharacterized protein (EggNog:ENOG41~SECRETED:SignalP(1-16)~TransMembrane:1 (n6-17c22/23o247-276i)): MLFKQLALAAAATAFAIVPEISEPDENIFKALPVEPETFQLPAEAFGQSLDVPCRQCRGRDTHLKLDFAVEDGSRLMVNGFELYPHADPWRGDLTADVVRASGSATERTLGYSLSVLPRAKDEEQQLELVDVKLRVIEVGHRFVDDIPVVKVGLIKAVTGDIVISDMQLMAAPEMPCTTMWCRAKQAVKGFGGCHRKGPHGPEEANHPPPPPHHKPHHHGRPHHHEPEDWNTQRDWRRLVRNVASHIVLPVLMGITAGVGVAFLAMFLCSVVYRISMFVRGGAQRRSWCPHHRRNSTQFPSAEEEKRGLLEDEEAQDSTPAPAYQAEPADK; encoded by the exons ATGCTTTTCAAGCAGCTCGccctggcggcagcggccacgGCCTTTGCGATCGTTCCCGAGATATCCGAACCAGACGAGAACATCTTCAAGGCGCTCCCCGTCGAGCCCGAGACCTTCCAGCTGCCCGCCGAAGCGTTCGGACAGAGCCTCGACGTGCCCTGCAGACAGTGCCGTGGCAGGGACACCCACTTGAAGCTGGATTTTGCCGTCGAGGATGGCTCAAGATTGATGGTCAATGGCTTTGAGCTGTACCCCCATGCCGACCCGTGGCGTGGTGATCTGACTGCCGATGTCGTGCGAGCAAGCGGGAGCGCCACGGAGCGCACCCTGGGATACAGCCTGTCGGTTCTGCCCAGggccaaggacgaggagcagcagctggagctggtggaCGTCAAGCTGAGGGTCATCGAGGTCGGCCACCGATTCGTCGACGACATTCCCGTGGTCAAGGTTGGCCTGATCAAGGCCGTCACCGGCGACATTGTCATTTCCGATATGCAGCTCATGGCCGCGCCTGAGATGCCCTGCACCACCATGTGGTGCCGTGCCAAGCAAGCTGTCAAGGGCTTCGGTGGCTGCCACCGAAAGGGCCCTCATGGCCCCGAGGAGGCCAAccatcctcctccccctccccaCCACAAGCCTCATCATCACGGTCGACCTCACCACCACGAGCCTGAGGATTGGAACACCCAGCGCGACTGGCGCCGCCTTGTCAGGAACGTCGCCTCGCACATTGTGCTGCCCGTCCTCATGGGCATCACTGCTGGTGTCGGTGTTGCATT CCTTGCCATGTTCTTGTGCAGCGTCGTCTACCGTATCAGCATGTTCGTCCGTGGTGGTGCTCAGCGCCGCTCATGGTGCCCTCACCACCGACGCAACTCTACCCAGTTCCCCTCcgctgaggaggagaagaggggctTGTtagaggatgaggaagctCAGGACTCTACCCCGGCTCCGGCCTACCAGGCAGAACCCGCCGACAAATAA